The following are from one region of the Bacteroidales bacterium genome:
- a CDS encoding PAS domain-containing sensor histidine kinase — MERQDDLFSENSIHHSELTLARRFRESAFLVIQDSGTIVQCSEHFTDWFSSPLLLIGSDIFSLPGNDWLRTALQGASSGKIESGQGELYMEGVENGVPVNVFYIQSGGDNSTQVSWFCFFERISDTIELGVVDPDYCKLKIIIENAGDVITLHSMDGSFLYVSPSVEKILGYSVTELMGLGAYHTIHPEDMGIVNDSLEKIQKTRGVVKAVYRLIHKQGHTVWVDSVSQCIFDTEGKPDKITIITRDITAPKMLEDSLRRSEEKYRTLVNYLPTGILLMDTQGNILEVNQALLDILGSPGSEPTRMINMFEFENIVNAGISENLKSSIRERKVVNGQSEYLSKWGKKSFLLYSAVPVFDQEGQVSQVICNVRDITRIKKAEEKSQQQIDFLNVVINTMQEPFFVKDENHRWIMLNDSAIAMMGQSRESLLGKSDYELYPREQADIFWEKDSFVLRNGSNVNEETIMWSDGTERNIITYKRLYTEGTTGKKYIVGTIHDITEIKLSETRLKESERKYHDLFDNANDHIFTTDLNGNFTNANKVMLDVIGIPLEEISKINIYSLIKPEVIEDAKRNTDKLMIEGKVGPFEIETLEKNGKSVILEIQARVMFKDNKPVGIQGIARDISEKRFTTRSLEQVNKELQELNASKDKFYSIIAHDLKNPFNSLIGFSELLLEEFDELSKDEMRDYVGIIRNTAKNSLILLENLLAWSRLQTGRMIYNPVPLHLAVEVDAAATILFSLSYRKKIQVENLIDRSIVVTADQNMFLSIMHNLLMNAIKFTPSNGNISISVDIKDSPGTGSFAEISVTDTGIGISKEDQAKLFSLTRPFTLPGTEKETGTGLGLLLTREMVEKHGGILKIESELGAGSTFSFHLPLFVP; from the coding sequence ATGGAAAGACAGGATGACCTATTCTCGGAAAACTCGATTCATCACTCTGAATTAACACTTGCAAGACGCTTCCGGGAATCAGCTTTTTTAGTTATTCAAGATAGTGGCACTATCGTTCAATGCAGTGAACATTTTACCGATTGGTTTTCTTCCCCATTATTGCTGATTGGATCAGATATTTTTTCATTGCCTGGCAATGATTGGCTCAGGACTGCCCTTCAGGGAGCTTCATCCGGCAAAATCGAGTCTGGCCAGGGTGAACTTTATATGGAAGGGGTTGAGAATGGAGTTCCTGTTAATGTGTTTTATATACAGTCAGGTGGTGACAATTCCACTCAGGTTTCCTGGTTTTGCTTTTTTGAAAGAATAAGTGATACCATTGAATTAGGTGTGGTTGATCCCGATTATTGTAAACTAAAGATCATCATTGAAAATGCCGGGGATGTTATCACCTTGCATTCGATGGATGGTTCCTTCCTGTATGTGTCTCCATCAGTAGAAAAAATTCTAGGCTATTCGGTAACAGAATTGATGGGGTTAGGAGCTTATCATACCATACATCCTGAAGATATGGGCATTGTAAATGATTCCCTCGAAAAAATTCAAAAAACCAGGGGAGTTGTAAAGGCTGTATACAGGTTGATCCACAAGCAAGGCCATACAGTATGGGTTGACAGTGTGAGTCAATGCATATTTGATACAGAAGGAAAGCCCGACAAGATTACTATTATTACCCGGGACATCACAGCCCCTAAAATGCTTGAAGATTCACTCAGGAGGAGTGAAGAAAAATACCGAACATTAGTAAACTATCTGCCAACTGGTATCCTGTTGATGGATACCCAGGGCAATATTCTCGAGGTAAACCAGGCTTTACTTGATATTTTAGGCTCACCAGGTTCTGAACCTACGCGGATGATCAATATGTTCGAATTTGAAAATATTGTGAATGCAGGGATTAGTGAGAATCTGAAATCCAGCATCAGGGAACGGAAAGTAGTAAATGGTCAATCGGAATATCTTAGTAAATGGGGGAAGAAAAGTTTTCTGCTTTACAGTGCCGTGCCGGTTTTTGATCAAGAAGGTCAGGTGAGCCAGGTAATCTGTAATGTAAGAGATATTACACGGATAAAGAAAGCAGAGGAGAAAAGTCAACAACAAATTGATTTTCTCAATGTTGTTATCAATACCATGCAAGAGCCTTTCTTTGTGAAAGATGAAAACCACAGATGGATCATGTTGAATGACTCCGCCATTGCCATGATGGGGCAATCCAGGGAAAGCTTGCTTGGAAAATCGGATTATGAGCTATATCCGAGGGAACAAGCGGATATTTTTTGGGAAAAGGATTCCTTTGTGTTGCGAAATGGTTCCAATGTGAATGAGGAAACTATTATGTGGAGCGATGGAACAGAGAGAAATATCATTACTTATAAGCGCCTATATACAGAAGGGACTACCGGGAAGAAATATATAGTCGGAACCATTCATGATATCACTGAAATAAAACTTTCTGAGACCAGGCTCAAGGAAAGTGAAAGGAAATACCATGATCTTTTCGATAATGCAAACGATCATATTTTTACAACAGATCTGAATGGCAATTTTACCAACGCCAATAAAGTAATGCTTGATGTCATCGGTATTCCGCTTGAAGAAATCAGCAAGATCAATATCTATAGCCTGATCAAACCAGAGGTTATTGAAGATGCTAAGAGGAATACCGATAAATTAATGATTGAAGGTAAAGTGGGTCCATTTGAGATTGAAACCCTTGAAAAGAACGGGAAATCTGTAATCCTTGAAATCCAGGCCAGGGTCATGTTTAAGGATAATAAACCTGTAGGAATACAAGGTATTGCACGCGACATCAGTGAAAAAAGATTTACCACCCGAAGTCTGGAACAGGTAAATAAAGAATTGCAGGAACTGAATGCCAGTAAGGATAAATTTTATTCCATTATCGCTCATGATCTTAAGAATCCATTCAATAGCCTGATAGGCTTCTCAGAACTTCTGCTTGAAGAATTTGATGAATTGTCGAAAGATGAGATGAGAGATTATGTCGGAATCATCAGAAATACGGCAAAAAATTCATTGATCTTGCTTGAAAACCTCCTTGCATGGTCGAGGCTTCAAACAGGCAGGATGATCTATAACCCGGTTCCTCTTCACCTGGCAGTTGAGGTTGATGCTGCTGCTACCATACTCTTCAGCCTTTCCTACCGAAAAAAAATCCAGGTTGAAAACCTGATTGATCGTTCAATTGTTGTGACTGCTGATCAGAATATGTTCCTGTCAATTATGCACAACTTACTGATGAATGCAATCAAGTTTACGCCCTCAAATGGAAATATAAGCATTAGTGTTGATATTAAGGACTCACCTGGTACCGGTAGTTTTGCAGAAATTTCTGTTACTGATACCGGAATAGGGATCAGTAAGGAAGATCAAGCCAAGCTATTCTCTCTTACCCGTCCGTTTACGCTTCCCGGGACTGAGAAAGAAACCGGTACAGGCTTAGGATTACTCCTTACCAGGGAAATGGTAGAAAAACATGGCGGAATACTAAAAATAGAAAGTGAACTGGGCGCAGGTTCTACATTTTCTTTTCACCTGCCGCTGTTTGTCCCGTAA
- a CDS encoding RidA family protein, with protein MKKIIFTENAPKAIGPYSQAVESNGMLFISGQVPINPLTGVIVEGGIKEQTEQVMKNIGSILEAAGYSFDDVIKSTCLLSDMDNFASMNEVYGRYYPEKSPARAAYGVVRLPLGALVEIETIAAK; from the coding sequence ATGAAGAAGATCATATTCACTGAAAATGCACCAAAAGCCATTGGCCCTTACAGCCAGGCCGTTGAAAGCAATGGGATGCTGTTTATTTCCGGACAGGTGCCTATTAATCCGCTAACAGGAGTTATTGTTGAAGGGGGAATTAAGGAACAAACTGAACAAGTCATGAAAAATATTGGATCCATACTGGAAGCAGCAGGATATAGCTTTGATGATGTGATTAAATCCACATGCCTGTTAAGTGACATGGATAACTTTGCTTCTATGAATGAAGTTTATGGCAGGTATTACCCTGAAAAGAGCCCTGCACGCGCAGCTTATGGTGTGGTCCGGTTGCCGCTGGGAGCTTTGGTTGAAATTGAAACCATCGCTGCAAAATAG
- a CDS encoding S46 family peptidase: protein MKKSFFLAFIILLAFAHSLKAGEGMWLPHLLGQLNEKQMRDMGMRITAEDIYSINHSSLKDAIVMFGGGCTAELVSDKGLILTNHHCGFGNIQRHSTLEHDYLTNGFWAQSLAEELSNPGLSVTFLVRMEEVTAQVLEGVLPSFTENARQSMISRNSEKLTSEAIKGTHYKASVKSFYEGNQFYMFITEVFTDVRLVGAPPSNIGKFGGDTDNWMWPRHTGDFSVFRIYAGKDNKPAEYSKENVPYVPKKHLTISVKGVKEGDFTFVYGFPGTTEEYLPSHAIDLTVNIRNPLAIQMRQERLSIIDQAMESDPLIRIQYAAKAAGIANYWKKMIGESRGIKKLDGIEKKQAFESQFTNWLNTDPSRKSNYGNLLTAYADATNAVKPYQEAYTLLLEGALGVEIIRYSYGFNNLVKLCQDPAKTETEIQQAVDKLKAGAEGYFKNYQAAVDEKVYASLISICVKECDQAYLPEAISAGMKAFNNDTKAWAANIFEKSYFSDKTKVLLLLNSFKRKDVKKILRDPAFQVAASVYSMIQLNLAPKVSTYYTLTDSLQRLYMKAQMDMQPEKVFYPDANSTLRVAYGNVKGYFPTDGVEYHWFSTLDGIMQKENPEIYDYVVEPRLKELYLNKDYGPYADADGTMHVAFIATNHTTGGNSGSPVLNADGELVGINFDRCWEGTMSDLMYDPDQCRNITLDIRYCLFIIDRFAGASHLINELNIASR from the coding sequence ATGAAAAAATCATTCTTTTTAGCCTTTATTATCCTGCTGGCTTTTGCACACTCTTTAAAGGCAGGTGAAGGCATGTGGCTTCCTCATTTATTAGGACAATTGAACGAAAAACAAATGAGGGACATGGGGATGCGAATTACTGCAGAGGATATTTATAGCATTAACCACTCTAGTCTGAAAGATGCCATCGTCATGTTCGGAGGCGGTTGCACAGCTGAACTGGTCTCAGACAAAGGCCTCATCCTTACAAACCATCATTGCGGATTCGGCAATATTCAGAGACATAGTACACTGGAACATGACTATTTAACAAATGGTTTCTGGGCACAATCCCTGGCAGAAGAGCTTTCAAATCCCGGGTTGAGTGTCACATTCCTGGTTAGGATGGAGGAGGTTACAGCGCAAGTATTGGAGGGTGTACTTCCTTCCTTCACGGAAAATGCCAGGCAGTCGATGATTAGCAGGAATAGCGAAAAACTTACATCTGAAGCTATCAAGGGAACTCATTACAAAGCTTCAGTAAAATCATTTTATGAAGGCAACCAGTTTTATATGTTCATTACTGAAGTTTTTACGGATGTCAGGCTTGTGGGTGCCCCACCTTCCAATATCGGCAAATTTGGGGGTGACACAGATAACTGGATGTGGCCCAGGCATACAGGTGATTTTTCAGTATTCAGGATTTACGCTGGGAAGGACAATAAGCCGGCGGAATACTCAAAGGAAAATGTCCCCTATGTGCCCAAAAAGCATCTGACAATATCAGTTAAAGGAGTTAAAGAAGGTGATTTCACATTTGTTTACGGGTTCCCTGGTACTACTGAAGAGTATTTGCCTTCACATGCTATTGATCTCACCGTGAACATTAGAAATCCCCTGGCCATTCAAATGAGGCAGGAAAGGCTCTCAATTATCGACCAGGCGATGGAATCTGATCCGCTTATCCGGATTCAGTACGCAGCTAAAGCAGCCGGTATTGCCAACTACTGGAAGAAAATGATCGGCGAAAGCAGGGGAATTAAGAAACTGGACGGAATCGAAAAAAAGCAAGCCTTTGAATCTCAGTTCACGAACTGGTTAAATACGGATCCTTCCAGGAAATCAAACTATGGAAATCTTCTGACTGCTTACGCTGATGCCACAAATGCTGTTAAGCCTTACCAGGAGGCATACACTCTCTTGCTGGAAGGAGCACTCGGTGTGGAGATCATCAGGTACTCCTATGGTTTCAATAATCTTGTGAAATTATGCCAGGATCCGGCCAAAACAGAAACTGAAATCCAGCAGGCCGTAGACAAACTGAAGGCAGGTGCTGAAGGTTATTTCAAAAACTACCAGGCGGCTGTGGATGAAAAAGTATATGCTTCATTAATCAGTATCTGCGTGAAAGAATGTGACCAGGCCTATCTTCCGGAAGCCATTTCCGCTGGTATGAAAGCATTTAATAATGATACAAAAGCCTGGGCAGCAAATATCTTCGAGAAAAGCTATTTCTCTGATAAGACAAAAGTGTTGCTCCTCTTGAACAGCTTCAAAAGAAAGGATGTAAAAAAAATACTCCGGGATCCGGCCTTCCAGGTTGCTGCTTCGGTTTACAGCATGATTCAGCTGAATCTTGCCCCCAAAGTGAGCACTTACTATACTCTGACGGATAGTCTTCAGCGGCTTTACATGAAAGCCCAAATGGATATGCAACCTGAGAAGGTGTTTTATCCTGATGCCAATTCTACCTTAAGGGTTGCCTATGGAAATGTAAAGGGCTACTTCCCTACTGATGGCGTTGAATATCACTGGTTCAGCACATTAGATGGCATTATGCAGAAAGAAAACCCGGAAATCTATGATTATGTGGTAGAACCCAGGCTGAAAGAGCTTTATCTTAATAAGGATTATGGCCCTTATGCCGATGCTGACGGCACCATGCATGTTGCATTTATAGCAACTAACCATACCACAGGTGGAAATTCAGGCAGCCCAGTGCTGAACGCAGACGGGGAGCTTGTTGGAATTAACTTCGATCGTTGCTGGGAAGGCACCATGAGTGACCTGATGTATGATCCTGACCAATGCCGGAATATTACACTGGATATTCGATACTGCCTATTTATCATTGATCGTTTCGCAGGGGCATCCCACCTTATCAATGAATTAAATATTGCAAGTCGCTGA
- a CDS encoding T9SS type A sorting domain-containing protein, with product MKTSTYKWVLFFFPLLLGAVTGNSQVSIHQEESQKYKNQNFFDLGNEIKSYRLNTDSCKPEKMVFGYHPYWIGDAWQDYQWNLLTDLCYFSYEVNPASGNPVTLNGWDTNPVIDSALANQTRVHLCITLFSSHSTFFNSATAGDQLIQNTIALLKDRHAHGVNLDFEAVPLSQSAKYNQYLIRFADSLHAAIPGCIVSMASPAVDWDEMLDIQNLSEHLDYLMIMGYDYYWNGSNQAGPVSGMYAMTSSYPYSVSRTLSWYLSKGATVDKILLGLPYYGRDWPVNSIMPPANSTGTSTAITYRMFRNNYLTYSNENLRFEKNSQSPYYLYNVNGWHHCFMDNVSSLGAKYELVRRSGIAGIGIWALGYDDGYEDLWNLIRDKLTDCSKPLCMDTLYDNGGPAFNYFNDEEYQQTISIGPNETIELEFLEFDLQEGHDSLFIYQGTSLADPLIGAFTGNTLPQIPELNGNSITLKFISDGTVTNSGWKAVYRCPTADIAQLLSETGVTVFPNPTYGAFTLKFRSRYEGNARITFHDLQARNLGIEKLIQVEAGSNTIPVWPEVRNDGMYICRLILPGGEIYTFKLIILAGLF from the coding sequence TTGAAAACCTCAACTTACAAATGGGTTTTATTTTTCTTTCCTTTATTACTGGGAGCAGTTACCGGGAATAGCCAGGTATCCATTCACCAGGAAGAATCACAGAAATACAAGAACCAAAATTTCTTTGACCTGGGGAATGAGATTAAGTCCTATCGATTGAATACAGATTCATGCAAGCCTGAAAAGATGGTATTCGGATATCATCCTTATTGGATTGGGGATGCATGGCAAGACTATCAGTGGAACCTTCTCACGGATCTATGCTATTTTTCATATGAAGTAAACCCAGCCAGCGGTAATCCTGTGACTTTAAACGGCTGGGATACGAATCCTGTCATTGACTCCGCACTGGCAAATCAAACCCGGGTGCATTTATGTATTACTCTATTTAGTAGTCATTCCACCTTTTTTAACAGTGCAACAGCCGGTGATCAGCTCATTCAAAATACAATCGCACTGCTGAAAGACCGACATGCGCATGGAGTGAACCTGGATTTTGAGGCTGTACCCCTTTCTCAATCAGCAAAATATAATCAATATCTCATACGATTTGCTGATAGCCTGCATGCTGCCATCCCGGGATGTATCGTTAGCATGGCCTCTCCTGCAGTTGATTGGGACGAGATGCTGGATATTCAGAACCTTTCCGAACATCTCGACTACCTGATGATCATGGGATATGACTACTACTGGAATGGAAGTAATCAAGCCGGTCCGGTATCAGGAATGTATGCTATGACCTCATCTTATCCTTATTCAGTTTCAAGAACCCTGAGCTGGTATCTCAGTAAAGGGGCAACCGTTGATAAAATCCTCCTCGGACTTCCTTATTACGGGCGCGATTGGCCGGTAAACAGTATTATGCCGCCGGCTAATTCTACAGGAACAAGCACGGCAATTACCTACCGGATGTTCCGGAATAATTACCTGACTTATAGTAATGAAAACCTTCGTTTTGAAAAAAACAGCCAATCTCCTTATTACCTGTACAATGTGAATGGATGGCACCATTGTTTCATGGATAATGTATCAAGCCTGGGGGCAAAATACGAGTTGGTCAGGAGGTCAGGAATTGCCGGAATTGGCATATGGGCTTTAGGTTACGACGATGGGTACGAGGATTTGTGGAACCTTATCAGGGATAAATTGACTGATTGCAGCAAACCATTATGCATGGATACACTCTATGACAATGGTGGGCCGGCGTTTAACTATTTCAATGATGAAGAGTACCAGCAAACCATCAGCATTGGCCCAAATGAAACTATAGAGCTTGAATTCCTGGAATTTGATTTACAGGAAGGCCATGATTCATTATTCATTTACCAGGGAACAAGCCTGGCTGATCCATTGATTGGCGCCTTTACGGGCAATACATTACCCCAAATCCCGGAACTGAATGGCAATTCAATCACCCTGAAATTTATCAGCGATGGAACAGTGACTAATTCAGGTTGGAAAGCAGTTTACCGCTGTCCGACTGCAGATATTGCCCAGCTACTGTCAGAGACTGGGGTTACCGTATTTCCAAATCCAACATATGGAGCTTTTACGTTGAAATTCAGGAGCAGATATGAAGGAAACGCCCGCATCACTTTTCATGACCTTCAGGCAAGAAACCTTGGGATTGAGAAGCTAATCCAGGTAGAAGCCGGGTCAAATACCATTCCTGTTTGGCCGGAGGTTCGAAATGATGGGATGTATATTTGCAGGCTTATTTTACCTGGAGGAGAAATTTATACTTTTAAGCTGATTATCTTAGCCGGGCTATTTTGA
- a CDS encoding sensor histidine kinase — MINKHERILVLSKATSYSISFNAEHQPQVETIINPFGDSLSKLVKAENPYITDLIWNENQKGWFQYILTSVKTKEEQTLVFLGLEISSATIDSLMPDQNPLNGLGNSGEAYLAGKDRFLRSNSRFFPNSILKQKINEATAALAISGQEGTWLLKDYRGVQVLGAFAVLESPAPPWILIAEIDFKEAMVPIYAIRNNVLFFSVFISAFVLLITWLISRRITRPIIQLQKAALELGDGKLGTRVDIDSRDEIGELAEIFNQMSTQLQENEVQISKERARRMKAAFDGQDIERQRLSRELHDGLGQSLIAQKLRLESLTTGNKAEIENGLADLKKCADQLVDEVRRISNALMPAQLHQFGLAAALRQHCEEVSKYGKIEVKFDATGDFEPLSRKIKTYLFRIVQEALNNVVKHSNAKSAAVEIALTRENLFLSISDDGQGFDASKACSGNGLNNMKERIELLHGVIVFNTDKGRGATIEIQIPVKR, encoded by the coding sequence TTGATCAATAAACATGAGAGAATCCTCGTGCTCTCCAAAGCGACATCATATTCAATTTCATTCAATGCAGAACATCAGCCACAGGTTGAAACCATCATCAACCCGTTTGGAGATTCACTGAGCAAGCTGGTTAAAGCAGAAAATCCATACATCACAGATTTGATCTGGAATGAGAACCAGAAGGGATGGTTTCAATATATATTGACATCTGTAAAAACGAAAGAAGAACAAACTCTTGTATTCCTGGGCCTGGAAATTTCATCTGCTACAATTGATAGCCTGATGCCTGACCAAAATCCCCTGAATGGGCTTGGAAATTCCGGTGAAGCATACCTGGCCGGCAAAGACCGGTTTCTGCGCAGCAATTCCCGTTTTTTCCCCAATTCCATCCTGAAACAAAAAATCAATGAGGCTACTGCAGCATTGGCAATCAGTGGGCAGGAAGGCACCTGGTTATTGAAGGATTACCGGGGTGTGCAGGTATTGGGAGCTTTTGCCGTACTGGAATCCCCTGCTCCCCCATGGATTTTAATAGCTGAAATTGATTTCAAGGAAGCAATGGTTCCTATATATGCAATCCGGAACAATGTTCTTTTCTTCTCGGTATTTATTTCTGCTTTTGTGTTGCTGATTACCTGGCTGATTTCACGAAGGATTACGCGCCCGATTATTCAGCTCCAAAAAGCTGCCCTTGAACTGGGTGATGGCAAACTTGGAACCAGGGTCGATATTGATAGCCGGGATGAAATCGGTGAATTGGCAGAGATATTCAACCAGATGAGTACGCAGTTGCAGGAAAATGAGGTACAGATCAGCAAGGAGAGAGCCCGCCGCATGAAAGCAGCCTTTGATGGACAGGATATTGAACGACAGCGGCTCTCCCGTGAGTTGCACGATGGTCTTGGACAATCATTAATTGCTCAGAAACTAAGACTTGAATCCCTCACTACCGGGAATAAAGCAGAAATTGAAAATGGCTTAGCCGATCTGAAGAAATGTGCCGACCAACTGGTGGATGAAGTACGAAGAATATCCAATGCCCTCATGCCGGCTCAATTGCATCAGTTTGGACTGGCTGCAGCATTAAGGCAACATTGCGAGGAGGTCTCCAAATACGGGAAAATTGAAGTAAAATTTGATGCAACCGGTGATTTTGAACCACTGAGCCGAAAAATTAAAACCTATCTCTTTCGAATCGTACAGGAAGCCCTGAATAATGTTGTCAAACATTCAAATGCAAAATCTGCTGCTGTTGAGATTGCACTTACCAGGGAGAACCTTTTCCTTAGCATTTCTGACGATGGACAAGGGTTTGATGCTTCCAAAGCATGCTCAGGTAATGGACTGAATAATATGAAAGAACGAATAGAACTACTTCACGGCGTCATTGTATTTAACACTGATAAAGGCAGAGGTGCCACCATTGAAATTCAAATCCCCGTTAAAAGATGA
- a CDS encoding response regulator transcription factor, with protein sequence MNSKPISIILTDDHQVVRDGLKSMLSEYRDIQILGQADSGAALMELLSHMKADVLVLDIELPDISGLELCQKVLSKYPAIRILILSMYTGEEFIFKALAEGAKGYLPKNTTREELAEAIRALAEGKEFFSPLINEIMLRSYINQAKSKRVEEKELTDLSKRETEILRMMAEGIPNIEIADRLFISIRTVESHKSHIMQKLDLHTTAELVKYAIRHKLIEI encoded by the coding sequence ATGAATTCCAAGCCAATCTCGATCATACTTACCGATGACCACCAGGTGGTTAGGGATGGACTAAAATCGATGCTGTCAGAATACCGCGATATCCAAATCCTGGGACAGGCAGATTCCGGTGCAGCATTAATGGAATTACTTTCGCATATGAAAGCTGATGTGCTGGTTCTGGATATTGAGTTACCCGATATTTCCGGACTTGAACTCTGCCAGAAAGTACTATCCAAATATCCGGCTATTCGCATACTAATCCTTTCTATGTATACCGGTGAAGAGTTCATTTTTAAAGCCTTAGCAGAAGGAGCTAAAGGATATTTACCCAAAAATACCACCCGTGAAGAACTGGCAGAAGCCATCCGCGCCCTTGCGGAAGGGAAGGAATTCTTCAGTCCGCTGATCAATGAAATTATGTTGAGAAGCTACATAAACCAGGCTAAGTCGAAAAGAGTGGAAGAAAAAGAGCTTACCGACTTATCCAAAAGAGAGACAGAAATACTCAGGATGATGGCGGAAGGTATCCCCAACATTGAGATAGCCGACCGGCTCTTTATCAGTATCCGGACAGTAGAATCTCATAAAAGTCATATCATGCAGAAGCTGGATTTACATACGACTGCAGAGCTTGTCAAATATGCAATCCGTCATAAATTGATAGAGATTTGA
- a CDS encoding ammonium transporter — translation MIDTGSTGFMLLACSLVMLMTPGLAFFYGGLATKRNILAIMIQSFVSLGWTTVLWFAFGYSLCFSGGEGGIMGNFDKAFLMGVGIDSMYSNGKIPEVVFIAYQMMFAIITPALITGAFVNRVTFKSYMIFLTVWQILVYYPFVHMIWGGGLLAQWGVLDFAGGIVVHATAGFAALASVFYVGARVDKNSTPNSIPLVAIGSGLLWFGWYGFNAGSEVAVDFITSTAFLNTDIAASFATMAWVAIEWIREKKPKFVGLLTGSIAGLATITPCAGFVPLWAAPIIGTAAGVVCYLAVQLKNRLKWDDALDVWGVHGIGGVLGTILLGVFATKAVNSAGADGLLLGNASFFFKQIVAVTVASVYAFVFTYFMLSLINMVTKVRVTEGEEMQGLDVAMHGEKAYDEGAL, via the coding sequence ATGATAGACACTGGTTCTACCGGGTTTATGCTGCTTGCTTGCAGCCTGGTCATGCTTATGACCCCCGGATTAGCTTTCTTTTATGGTGGCTTAGCCACGAAACGCAATATCCTGGCAATCATGATACAAAGCTTTGTATCACTGGGATGGACCACCGTCCTCTGGTTTGCCTTTGGATATTCACTTTGCTTCAGCGGAGGTGAAGGTGGAATCATGGGTAATTTCGACAAGGCATTCCTGATGGGAGTAGGCATAGACTCCATGTACTCCAACGGTAAAATCCCGGAAGTGGTATTTATCGCTTACCAGATGATGTTTGCCATTATTACACCTGCTCTCATCACAGGTGCATTTGTAAACAGGGTAACCTTTAAATCGTACATGATCTTCCTTACAGTATGGCAGATACTGGTTTATTACCCGTTCGTACATATGATTTGGGGTGGTGGATTATTGGCACAATGGGGTGTTCTTGACTTTGCAGGCGGTATCGTTGTTCATGCAACAGCTGGTTTTGCAGCCCTTGCGTCTGTCTTTTATGTAGGTGCCCGTGTTGATAAAAACTCAACGCCAAATAGCATTCCATTGGTTGCTATAGGAAGTGGTTTACTCTGGTTTGGCTGGTATGGCTTTAATGCCGGAAGCGAAGTAGCTGTTGACTTTATCACTTCAACGGCATTTCTTAATACTGATATTGCCGCCTCATTTGCTACAATGGCGTGGGTAGCTATCGAATGGATAAGGGAAAAGAAACCCAAATTTGTAGGCTTACTCACCGGGTCTATTGCCGGACTGGCAACCATAACACCCTGTGCGGGATTCGTACCTTTGTGGGCTGCACCTATAATAGGAACCGCTGCCGGAGTAGTCTGTTACCTGGCAGTTCAATTAAAAAACAGGCTAAAGTGGGACGATGCACTGGATGTATGGGGTGTACACGGAATCGGGGGTGTGCTGGGAACCATTCTTCTTGGCGTTTTTGCTACAAAAGCAGTGAATTCAGCCGGGGCTGATGGTTTACTGTTAGGAAATGCTTCCTTTTTCTTCAAACAGATTGTTGCTGTAACCGTGGCTTCAGTGTATGCCTTCGTTTTCACCTATTTCATGCTTTCACTTATTAATATGGTCACAAAAGTTCGTGTAACAGAGGGTGAAGAAATGCAAGGCCTTGATGTTGCCATGCATGGAGAGAAAGCATACGATGAAGGGGCTTTGTAA